One segment of Hippopotamus amphibius kiboko isolate mHipAmp2 chromosome 2, mHipAmp2.hap2, whole genome shotgun sequence DNA contains the following:
- the LOC130844666 gene encoding olfactory receptor 11H2-like produces MNISGSEFHSESVREFILLGFPCSREIQVVLFLLFSIIYLLTLTGNGAIICAVCWDRHLHTPMYILLGNFAFLEIWYVSSTVPNTLVNFLSETKAISFVGCFLQLYFFFSMGSTECFFLSAMSFDRYVAICHPLHYAIIMTGQRCFNLVISCWVCGFLWYLVPVILISQLPFCGPNAIDHFVCDSGPLLTLSCAPAPMSKLTSYTLSSLIILLSFLFILISYALVLLAVLWLPSASSRHKAFSTCGSHLAVVLLFYGTIMVMHVSPGSSHSTLMPKIMTLFYAMVTPLINPLIYSLRNKDMKNALWKVLEKFKISLKVFGSRPRTNVE; encoded by the coding sequence ATGAACATCTCCGGATCAGAATTCCATTCTGAATCAGTGCGTGAATTCATCCTTCTGGGTTTTCCCTGCAGCAGGGAGATTCAGGTCGTCCTGTTTTTGCTCTTCTCCATCATCTACCTCCTGACCCTCACGGGAAACGGAGCCATTATCTGTGCCGTGTGTTGGGACCGGcatctccacacccccatgtacatCCTGCTGGGGAATTTTGCATTCCTGGAGATCTGGTATGTCAGCTCCACTGTTCCAAATACACTGGTCAACTTCCTCTCAGAGACCAAGGCCATCTCTTTCGTTGGTTGCTTCcttcagttatattttttcttttccatgggCTCCACTGAGTGCttctttctctcagcaatgtcGTTTGATCGCTACGTTGCCATCTGTCATCCTCTGCATTATGCCATTATTATGACCGGACAACGTTGTTTCAACCTAGTGATTTCCTGTTGGGTGTGTGGCTTTCTCTGGTATCTGGTGCCTGTTATTCTCATTTCCCAACTGCCTTTCTGTGGCCCTAATGCAATTGACCACTTTGTATGTGACTCAGGCCCATTGCTGACCCTTTCATGTGCTCCTGCCCCCATGTCCAAGCTCACCAGCTACACCCTAAGCTCCCTCATCATCCTGCTTAGCTTCCTTTTCATCCTCATCTCCTACGCCTTGGTTCTACTTGCTGTGCTTTGGTTGCCCTCAGCATCCAGTCGACATAAAGCCTTTTCAACCTGTGGGTCCCATTTGGCTGTAGTGCTGCTATTCTACGGGACCATTATGGTGATGCACGTGAGCCCTGGATCCAGCCACTCCACCTTGATGCCAAAAATCATGACCCTGTTCTATGCAATGGTGACTCCACTCATCAACCCTTTGATTTACAGTCTCAGGAATAAGGATATGAAAAACGCTCTCTGGAAAGTTctggaaaagtttaaaatttctttaaaagtctttGGCAGCAGGCCCAGGACAAATGTGGAATAA
- the LOC130846491 gene encoding olfactory receptor 4Q3 has product MYYFLGHLSLIDLCLSCVTVPKTLGDFLKEGKIISFSGCLAQIYFLHFLGASEMFLLTVMAYDRYAAICNPLHYLTVMNRQLCFQLVLACWCGGFIHSITQVTLVIKLPFCGPNVLDNFYCDVPQVIKLACMDTYVVEVLMVSNSGLLSLVCFLVLLFSYAVILVTLRTRFRQGQNKALSTCASHLTVVSLIFVPCVFI; this is encoded by the coding sequence ATGTACTATTTTTTGGGCCACCTGTCCCTCATTGACCTTTGCCTGAGCTGTGTTACTGTGCCCAAGACGTTAGGGGATTTCCTGAAGGAGGGCAAGATCATCTCTTTTTCAGGATGCCTGGCCCAGATCTACTTCCTGCACTTCCTGGGAGCCAGTGAGATGTTTCTGCTGACAGTCATGGCTTACGATAGGTATGCTGCCATATGTAATCCTTTGCACTACCTGACTGTCATGAACCGCCAGCTTTGCTTTCAGTTGGTTTTGGCCTGCTGGTGTGGCGGTTTCATCCACTCTATCACACAGGTCACACTGGTCATTAAGCTGCCCTTCTGTGGCCCCAATGTACTGGACAACTTCTACTGTGATGTCCCACAGGTCATCAAGCTAGCCTGCATGGACACATATGTGGTAGAGGTGCTAATGGTCTCTAACAGTGGTCTGCTGTCTCTTGTCTGCTTCTTGGTCTTGCTCTTCTCTTATGCTGTCATCCTGGTCACCCTGAGAACTCGCTTCCGTCAGGGCCAGAACAAGGCACTCTCTACCTGTGCCTCCCACCTAACAGTGGTCAGCCTGATCTTTGTGCCATGTGTATTCATCTAG